Below is a genomic region from Eupeodes corollae chromosome 1, idEupCoro1.1, whole genome shotgun sequence.
AGCATCTTCTgcggacaatttttaaaattaattttacattaaaaacgaactaaaataaaaaattagaaatttcagaatacaaacaaaaaagacatgttaattaaaagttatctaaatcaaggttaggttaggttaacgtggctacggatttagaatccacacacttaggccaaaagaaaaggcccattgtgataccacatgaatctagagaattacttcttactagtcgaaccatttttaactttttataaagcgaagaagatatttaatatcctttttaggtagttcacgttcgtccatacagctcctgcagaagtcatttgaaacttcaccaagtcgtattgcgtgtctgcctataacatagtgtcccgtaaggacacctattagggagaagtatgaagtctgctttgagataacaagtccttagagcgctttaggtccagtgaaggccatatgagttttggtaaattgtgccacctagaatttgctatcgcaaaaactgtttcttttagcataagattacatgtagctatcagtatacctatctcctccctttcagtTGAAATAGGCACGATGGTTGCATTTTTAGCAAGTTCAttggctctacaatttcccgtgatgtctctgtatcccggcacccaacataggtgaatgttaaattgctgcgccatctccataagagacgatcggcAATCGAGGGCCGTTGAGATGAGGCAttgagtcttatcgctgtactcgatgccacttgtttactgaagatgtcgaggggtgtcagatcgAGGAGATTGCCTAACGTTGCTGAGGGTGTGGTCCTCAATGCCCCGCATATAGAGAGACAtgaagtgcgttggactctgctgagtttgtcgtagtatgtgactttctccagtgcagtccaccatactgcaaccccgttgAAAATTGCCTGCGCAATGTCAATAAAATGGAACGgctaaaaaacacaaaaattgagTCTGTTACATAGATAACATGGagtctttttaacaatcaatttgaaaagtaaaatacaaaaacaatatatgaGGAAAGCTACCAGATGATAAGCTTGAAAAGAGACATGATCGAACCTACGTAGGTTAAACACAAACCGAGCTATTGCATTAAATGCACTTTTTCTATGTGAGCTGGTTGAGAATCAAGATTAGCAAACAGCTCACACCCGTATGTTATTATAGGTAGGACAAGTGCTTttaccagctttaatttaataaggGTAGGTAGTAAGGATTTATTAGCAGATAGTCCTCTAAGTGAAGCATATGTCTTTGACACAACTGTATCGACATATGGTTATTCAAGTTAACCTGTTGTTAAAGACCAAACCTACATTTCTAGcaacatattcaataatacaattatttaaaataactggAGGAAGATTATCTGcgtttggtttgtttattgaaattgcaAGAGCTTCCGTTTTTTCAGGATTGAGTTTAAGTCCGTTCAGTGTCGACCAATCATATATTGCCTGTAAATCAGTGTTCATTATAGATATTGCATCCTTAAGCATCATCTCAGGAAAACTAATATATAATTGGACATCATCTACATAGATATGAAACTGACAGTAAGACAAAACAGAgggcagatcattaatgaaaaatgaaaacagtaaaggtccaaggattgatccttggtgatggtgatgagttcctccccggtaattcaaatgtacacaagatagcaaataaggtgcatcaatttcaccttTAATGAGTTGAAGTaaaatacgatgttcatagggaggcagattatagggatcttcccaaggaagaccttttagaacaaagcgaatgaaattatgttgaattgattcaatacgttttctatgaatttcgtaatagggagtccatacctgcgaagcatattaaagatgaggacgaacatggcaattatacaaagaaagggtaacatagggattattgaactcctttgcccagcgttttataaaaccaagcataaaacttgccttattaacaataaaattgatgtgatgtgtaaactctaagttggaacagaaatgtacacctaaatctttaaatgtggagacacgacagagtttttgctgtgatatacagtagtcaaatcagttactgattagtttgttagtgaaagttatagtctggcatttttaagggttgagtaaaaggctatttttctcacaccaaaatgtgaaactatcaatgtcggcttgtaaaagaatacgatcatgggtggacttaaatattttgaaaatcttcatatcgtcagcaaaaatgagaagttcgcatgagcgtagacatgacgatacatcgttaatatgcaggatgaacagaaaatggccaagatggcttccctgggaaACAttagattgagcaacaaaaggttcagaatgacaatttctaaattttacctcgtaggatctgttttcaaggtatgacttaatccaagctaagaaaaatggtggaaaaccaagagcgttaagtttaaataaaataattccgtggctaagttggtcaaaagctttagaaaagtcagtgtatacactatacacagtcaacttcataaccttgttctaaagcgttttgTTGCTCTTCTTTATTATTGGAACAACTTGTtgcttatttaaaagaaaaacaaagaatcaatttaaatttgtcagtttcgaattatttttatttaaagtagaaATTTTATGAGAAactacaaatttcttttaatattatttcgcAATTCTCTCGATGACTGCTGAAATACGTTTGTctggaatttgaatttttggattcttcttgtttttttgcgGTTGATATTGGTGTGGCTTGGATTTTGTATCTTAAGTTTGGTATTGGTATGACATTGAAGTTTGTATCTTGAAAGTTGGCAGCCGAAGATATAAGTGACAGTGATGCCACTGCCACTAGcacgtttgaacatatgtttgagaatgtgaggagattaataacggttgttttttttcacaaaaccatattgctgttcgcaaatgatatgtTTACTAAAGTATGCTACGCTTTAACagacaacttgttcaaatactttaggaatgcaagaaagctttgcaatggacctgtagttgcttatatccgacttgttacctttcttgaaaattggtgttagaaatgacttcttccatatactgggaaatttgcatgtttttagagaaagactgaataaaaacgtaaggggttcaactaaagcattactacactattttagtactatcgggggaataccattaAGACCGTCTGAGCaatcatcattcaacgcagataaaagatcaaggaccgtactctgtagcacaggtatgtatGACTACAGATaatttgcgaaaaagtgtgaagattatgaaaatatacttcatcaacttcttgagggctatattaacaaatgactcacggaaattcgttgcgaaagcgttacagatatcaaaagttttacccaacgaaaggttcttgtaagtgaagttaattggaaagccatctgattttttttctttgagtttacaaaattccaaatttttttaggattttctttcaaagaggtgcccatatcagtaacataacaagcatataacaaattagaaagagatttaaattggttaaagagttgaAATTGGATGTCAGGGcaccttgtttttttattttgtaatgttttattgaataaaaacctttttacatttttaatattaattttaatattaattttattaattatttatttaatacagCACCCTAGGTAGCGTTCAAGAGTTAACAGGGAAGAACGAGGACATTCTACAATTACTGGACACGGCTTGCGTACGATTTACGATTGGTCAACTATgagtaaataagttttataGTTGTGTCAGAGAAGCTTAATAGGGTCGTcaatttatcacagagaagattatggtttacacagTCAAttgcctttgaaaagtcaagtacggttatcacagttgtaaaTTTATTGTCTCAAGCATGCCTTTTTTCATCAGATATGACAACTATGTCCTGACCGAAATCCAGATTGCAAAGGATTCAATAATTGCTTGTCtttgatataatattttttctggtTACTTATTAGACTCTCAAAAAGATTAATTCTTCTTTCCTTGTTTTAGGATGGGGATATTTTTCGACGTTTTCCATAAAATGGGATATATAGATGTCATTATAATGGTGTTGAATATGCGTTATGAGGGGAAGTAGGAAAGGTAGGaggatattttcatagtttaactatttaagaatatgtctacgagaggattttcccaaattcaaattattttcggaaaaataagtatttttctgagcagccatccaaatcggttgggctgcaactaatagaacaaaagacataatggggtactttaaacgcgtttttctcagaatctgatacccacgatttttcAGGTTCTGCCataccgatttacttgaaattttaagagagtcttctttagggacttgtctacgtccggaactacggccatccccaaattttcgaagaatgttcaaaagagtggtaaatttttaaatttttttaggcagtcgccattttgaaaaaaaaaaaaatgtttgtaacttttccgtagttccagacattgcgacattattgtagatcaataatatttttaagtttttgatttcagatttctataggagagttaaaatcgtgggtatggtcacgcaccaaatttttgagacgcaccactccatcagctgataactaacggaattttgatagtttttacttttttatttttttttttgtatgcttctaatgtgaataaataatgtataaaaaaattgattttaaaattgttgcttgctttttcctacagcacttcaaaaattacctaaaattcatgtctctagaccagaataccccctaaacttattattataaaatttgtatttcgcaATTTTGATCAAATTCGTTACAGAATTATACGTAACCGTTTATGAGACATCTCTAGCCTTAATAGCATTAAGTATATCTGCAGAGAGCCATTCGAAACTTACAAAACaaatcttcatttttatttcttcccaACCTCTTCATCCTTAGAGGGCAGATATCGATTTAACTGAGCTTACAGAATAACATTAaatacaatacatacatatttattttctttttcaaaaatgattttaaaggtAAGTTTTATacaaacgttttttgttttttatttatttaagtttaatctTCTTAATCAAATTAAGAATCTCTTCTCTTTTTCCTTGCAACCTCTTCTTCACTTTCAGATCCCGAATCACTGCCACTGCTCGATGTTGCTGCAGACTTTCGCTTTATCGCCTTAGATTTCTTCAATTTCTCGACGTAACTTTTTACTTTGTCCGGTTGTGGACTGTAGGCCCAGTGAATCATTTCCAAATGAATTTCTGTTGGCTCACCGGATTCATTGAAGAGCTTTGCGTCTTCTTCTTTAAGCTTTTCACTTAAtgtctttaagtttttatttctaataatatCCCATGATGTGGATTCATCATCTTTTGGATACATTGTTCGTAAATGCTTGTAATTACCTTTGGCCTTTGAACCACCATATGCACATAGAAATTCAGTCACTAAATTATCCTTAGGACCTGGGAGATTCTCAATTACAGAATAGGCCAGATATGCTTTGTTTTCACGCATCATATTTTCTTTGTCGAACTTTTCTAGAAAATCTTCAAGTACCTGTACGCCTTCTTGAATGCATTTGACTTTCTCTTCATTTTTAGTACCGGAAAGCACACGTTTTGAACTACCAATTAGTCCTTTGATAGCCAACTTTTGATAATCTGGATCACGGCCCTCTAGAATTCTGTAAGAAAAATTATACAGTTAGTTATCACAAAAATTGACgtacaataattatttaaattaatttgcttataagttaaattatttaaagttagtGTAAGTCTAAAGGGATTATCCTCACTGAAATTCTTCAAAAGAACTAATTCAGAGGACATATCATAACATGAGCAATCGCATCCAATTCCTTAGGGGATGGGGGCATTTTCACAATACTTCTATCTCAAAGTCATTAATTCAGTATTTACTTGAGTGAGGGAAAATAGGAATCTTTAAAATTGGAGAACAGAACCTTTGTTGTAGAATTATCCTGAAGTTTTGCATTTGGCCGAAAGGCATAATCATTTCCAAAAGTTCAAGAACGTTTTATGTTACGTTATTGCGAGTGGTATGAAAGCGCATATACGCTCAGAGTGAACCATAGTTGCTGGGTTGACGTTTCTAGATAGAAAAGAATTTGCTGTCAAAGATCTTTGCGAAgttcgaagcctatttttaattttaaaattaattgtatgtTATACTTAATTCTCTGGTATAGAtctttctaaatttaaatatttttccaacgagcctaacaaattaaaataaataaattgggtggcgcaacagtccgcctgagaactagggcccagtgactgacaactctcaaccattcctatgtgcgagtactgttgtcagcgaTGGAAGGAACCTAACAAATTAGTAATCCATAAAATCGATTCAGTCGTTCTTGAGGTAttcatactcgtacatatatgAACAGCCCTTTTCTGCTATTCTTGTGGTATATTCGATTCCCTTTTACACTGGCTGCGtttaatctcagacagatagggtattcGGATACCTTTTGGTTAGTGTTcaacgtgtaaaataacagctgatcaaaaacagctcaGATGTAACAAAAGGAATCtgaaggtatccaagaatttctggggtatgtagttatctgacagaacagctgattcaacatatggttaaatttcaagaaactttaaaattgattttagttttttttttatttgttggttaacaaaaagatacaaaaatgttagttgaagatgaatttgaggatgttctgcaCATAATATACGATTAAGAAGCTTTTGGCCGCCGAATTAAAGAAGGAAGtgattatgatttattttttaaaattccaaatttaattattttatcccCGTTTTGTAAATGACCAAATTGCTACGTCTTACCCCCAGTCTAGTGTCCTGTTTTCCATTCcattctgaagttgaagaacctCATCTTGTTCCAGAGGTAGAACAAAATACAGATAAATATAATCTtgaggaaataaataaatcaaaccttttttatttttatgttttaaagcaGGCACAGGCGGACAGCTTGTGGTCGCTGAAAGGAAAGGTAAATTATTCCTTCAGATGATTCAAAACCCCAAAGAAGAACCACtctattccctttttttaaggttggAAACATAAATCCATTCTGCACTTCTTGAAGGAGTGCAGAAAAAGAAGGGACCAGCTCTGAGACCCAAAAGCCCGGcaaagaacaatttttcaagaaattgcaaaagtttttaaagaatcgggccaattttttaagagaaggaattaaaaataaaattaaaaaatatgaattatccattaaatgttttatcttgcaacaattttgacttcaaagcttaaatgtttctctgctttttgtggacaaaagttgtttttattttttgacagctatctcaatacagctatccaactcgttcaacaattTATCTAataatccacctatccaagataccctatccaacacgagattaaacgcagccactgcctttgcattctgctatccatcgggtgaactacattatcccaaaccaatttgacaatCACGCAAACAGCTGTCCATGTGACAATCTTGAGcatgttggataaattgttttgattcataaaaaaaatgtatttaatcaacagaataaattgtttaatttgtgtaattttaagaaatggacagtgttttactttttattccaattttaagCAGAGGAATAAAAGAATCCTAAAAAGGAGAGTTTCGGAGAAATGTTAGAACAATTGTTCCTTATTTGTCGTTCTTCcccaaaaaattttaataattttttatttataaaaccaatattttcaatcaagcaataaattagtttttacttacattttgctaacaacaattaacaaaccagacatcaaatgaataaATCCGTTAAATGTCGTATGCAGATTTGAATTGTATAGAATTAATGTGAaagttattaattataaaagaaaaatttaaccgaaaagataaataaattagcggtgaataaaatttagttttggaaAAGCTTGCTAAACAAACTTTTACTGCATTTATCTCTAATGTTAAGATCTCATGGCAGCTTTTTTACACAACAGCATAAACAGGTATTCCACCGAACTTACTATAAATGTAAATGACGATCATCATCATCGAAACTGTTGCATGACCTAATCATCCTACAAT
It encodes:
- the LOC129942254 gene encoding uncharacterized protein LOC129942254, giving the protein MSESNGESKFGFKDKEKAEETLKLLEEHEMQYRKLTVRGLLGRAKRVLSMTKAEEKVKNINEAIAVFDKWLEENGGGAANKNAKTDNSDKVDTVPGLGFKDKEAAEKTLKILEGRDPDYQKLAIKGLIGSSKRVLSGTKNEEKVKCIQEGVQVLEDFLEKFDKENMMRENKAYLAYSVIENLPGPKDNLVTEFLCAYGGSKAKGNYKHLRTMYPKDDESTSWDIIRNKNLKTLSEKLKEEDAKLFNESGEPTEIHLEMIHWAYSPQPDKVKSYVEKLKKSKAIKRKSAATSSSGSDSGSESEEEVARKKRRDS